One Glycine max cultivar Williams 82 chromosome 4, Glycine_max_v4.0, whole genome shotgun sequence DNA segment encodes these proteins:
- the LOC102665201 gene encoding uncharacterized protein → MADSLISRSKSDVTAMKETLRTQQQLLEKLYAELDEEREASATATSEALDMILRLQGEKAVVKMEASHYKRVAEEKIGHAEASIEAFEELMYQKEMQIASLEFQGQAYRLKLMSFGCEGFNEFEFLEDLLLKRGDQRNGENGGRGSTIRRLHSMPPIQFLSSLTAAKRERSTSPVLDVIPMIMEESTDKEVAQPGLDLTRKLVDFACGSGTLDSYLNKIKESDEQVRVISDCDEGEKSANLSSRRGRSSSILSKASTKMACDQTERLLSTNFDEVSPGESTHTRVVVNDSPCLLNVHDVYEVPQTSEKHEVSEHREKRLERLNSDALNKLTKPDSVSEGMVESLVKHGAEKKKGMFKVYGEIKTPCPKDMMTIIGHMDCNSQAEIQKLNQRIERLERERIIARQEVTHEGNGEEKLRLLKGIQRQLQIIQSEMKSLKTEKATTMDDVSLASLQEAMLHFWL, encoded by the exons ATGGCAGATTCTTTGATATCCAGAAGTAAAAGTGATGTAACGGCAATGAAGGAGACACTTCGTACGCAGCAGCAACTTCTGGAAAAGCTATATGCTGAGTTGGATGAGGAAAGAGAAGCTTCAGCTACCGCAACGAGTGAAGCATTGGACATGATACTGCGTTTGCAGGGAGAGAAGGCTGTGGTGAAGATGGAGGCGAGTCACTACAAGAGGGTGGCAGAGGAGAAGATAGGCCATGCCGAGGCCTCTATTGAGGCTTTTGAGGAGCTTATGTACCAGAAGGAAATGCAAATTGCGTCTCTTGAGTTTCAAGGCCAGGCTTATAGACTCAAACTTATGAGCTTTGGGTGTGAAGGTTTTAATGAGTTTGAGTTCCTAGAGGATCTGCTGTTGAAGAGGGGTGATCAAAGAAATGGAGAAAATGGGGGTAGGGGTAGCACTATTAGAAGGCTACATTCAATGCCCCCCATTCAGTTTCTGAGTTCCCTGACTGCTGCAAAGAGGGAAAGATCAACTAGTCCAGTTCTTGATGTGATTCCTATGATAATGGAGGAGAGTACTGACAAGGAAGTTGCTCAACCTGGCTTGGATTTGACACGAAAATTAGTTGACTTTGCATGTGGCAGTGGAACTCTTGATTCATATTTGAACAAGATAAAGGAGTCGGATGAACAGGTGAGGGTGATTTCAGATTGTGATGAAGGAGAAAAAAGTGCAAATTTGAGTAGTAGAAGAGGGAGGTCTTCTTCAATTTTATCAAAGGCTAGCACTAAGATGGCCTGTGATCAAACAGAAAGATTGCTCTCAACTAACTTTGATGAAGTGAGTCCAGGTGAAAGCACACACACTAGAGTAGTTGTTAATGATTCTCCTTGCTTGCTTAATGTCCATGATGTGTATGAAGTCCCACAAACTAGTGAAAAGCATGAAGTCAGTGAACATAGAGAAAAAAGGCTTGAAAGATTGAATTCTGATGCAttgaacaaattaacaaaaccagaTTCTGTGTCTGAGGGAATGGTAGAATCACTTGTTAAACATGgtgcagaaaagaaaaagggtatGTTTAAAGTATATGGTGAAATCAAAACTCCTTGTCCTAAAGATATGATGACTATCATTGGCCACATGGATTGTAATTCTCAAGCTGAGATTCAAAAGCTGAATCAGAGAATTGAGAGGCTTGAGAGGGAGAGAATTATTGCAAGGCAAGAGGTTACCCATGAAGGGAATGGTGAAGAGAAATTGAGGCTGTTAAAGGGCATACAACGTCAACTCCAAATAATACAATCCGAGATGAAAAGCTTGAAAACCGAAAAAGCCACTACTATGGATGATGTTTCTTTGGCTTCCCTCCAAGAG GCAATGTTGCACTTTTGGCTCTGA
- the LOC121174731 gene encoding uncharacterized protein produces the protein MAGRNDRAIADALQALAQAIGNLNRGEVGGAVEYQGLDRFQRNNPPSFNGGYNPDGAQNWIREIEKIFRVMACPERQKVSFGTYTLVEEAEYWWENTCQCLEAEGQDVTWDVFKRVFLEKYFPEDVRNKKEMEFLELKQGSMTVAKYAAKFEELVRYFPHYQGRDGESSKCVKFLNGLRPEVKQVVNYQGVRQFPLLVNMCRIWDEDSRDRAAFYRSTGPMKNKKNGPQHRGKPYSIPPKQYGNRHDNQRTVARGFAGGSGSKPNTFSTHIICYKCGKPGHISSNCPDIGVTCFNCGKKGHTQRDCSRPKKEQNGGGPND, from the coding sequence ATGGCTGGACGGAATGATCGTGCGATAGCGGATGCCCTTCAAGCCTTAGCTCAGGCCATAGGGAATCTGAATAGAGGAGAAGTTGGTGGAGCTGTTGAGTACCAGGGGTTGGATCGCTTCCAAAGAaacaaccctccttcttttaatGGAGGATACAACCCTGATGGTGCTCAGAACTGGATAagggaaattgagaaaatttttCGAGTTATGGCATGTCCGGAGAGGCAAAAGGTTTCTTTTGGTACATATACTCTTGTGGAAGAGGCTGAGTATTGGTGGGAGAATACTTGCCAATGCCTAGAGGCTGAAGGTCAAGATGTGACCTGGGATGTCTTCAAGAGAGTGTTTTTGGAGAAATACTTTCCCGAGGATGTTAGGAACAAGAAGGAGATGGAGTTCTTGGAGCTTAAGCAAGGAAGTATGACTGTGGCTAAATATGCGGCCAAGTTTGAGGAGCTGGTGAGGTACTTTCCCCATTATCAAGGGAGAGATGGTGAGAGTTCCAAGTGTGTAAAGTTTCTGAATGGCTTACGACCTGAAGTGAAGCAAGTTGTGAATTACCAAGGTGTTCGTCAGTTCCCACTTTTGGTTAATATGTGCCGAATTTGGGATGAAGACTCCCGAGACAGGGCGGCCTTCTATAGGAGTACAGGTCcaatgaagaacaaaaagaatgggCCTCAACATCGAGGAAAACCATATTCGATTCCTCCTAAGCAATATGGTAACCGCCATGACAATCAGAGGACTGTTGCTAGGGGATTTGCAGGTGGTAGCGGTAGCAAACCCAATACGTTCTCCACTCATATCATTTGTTACAAGTGTGGTAAGCCAGGGCACATCTCCTCGAATTGTCCCGATATAGGCGTAACATGTTTTAATTGTGGAAAAAAGGGACACACTCAGAGAGATTGTTCACGACCCAAGAAAGAGCAAAATGGTGGAGGCCCGAATGACTAA